TTCAACGACTTCACCGGCTCGCTGCACCTGGACGGCACCGACCCGTCGAAGTCCAGCGCCTCGATCGACGTCACCATGGACAGCATCGACACCGGGTCCGCCGACCGTGACGGCCACCTGAAGACCGCCGACTTCTTCAAGACGGACGAGTTCCCGACGATGACCTTCCGCTCCACCTCGGTGCAGGCGCTCGGCGGCGACGACTACCGGATCACCGGCGATCTGACCATCCTCGGCGTCACCAAGCCGCTCACCATCGACCTGGAGTTCAACGGCGCGGCCAAGGACCCGTTCGGCAACGAGCGCGTGGGCTTCGAGGGCAAGGCGGAGATCCTGCGCTCGGCGTGGGGCCTGACCTGGAACGCGGCGCTGGAGACGGGCGGCGTCCTGGTTTCCGACAAGATCAAGCTGAACTTCGACATCTCGGCGATCAAGAACGCGTAAGCGCTCGGCTTCATAGGGCTGAAAGCATCCAAAAGGGGTCGGAAGCGGAGAGCTCCCGGCCCCTTGGTGTGTTCCGTGTCACAGTCGCGAGACATGAGCACCAGGACCGGACCCCAGCACTACCCCGGCTCGAACCGCGACCACTGGTACCAGGACGACTTCGGCGGGGACCGCATGGAGGTCAACGCCGTCGTCCTGCACACCACCGAAGGGCGCTCGCTGCCCGACTACCAGGGCGGCTCCGCCGCGCCCAACCTGACGGCGGTGCCCGACTTCGCCGCCCGGAAGCTGAAGTGGTACCAGCACTTCGAGATCGACGTCTCCTCGCGCGCACTGGTGAACAAGCGCGGCGGGGTCGAGACCAACACGCTGAACGTCTGCCAGGTGGAGCTCGTCGGGACCTGCGCGCCCGACATCCACGCCAAGTGGCAGGCCCGCGACCAGGCCCACGTCTACTGGCCGAAGGCTCCGGAGTGGGCGCTGCGCGCCGTTGCCGAGTACCTGGCCTGGATGCACATCCACCACCATGTCCCCCTTCGCGGACCGGCCCTGTGGCCCGCCTACCCGAAGTCCGCGGGGAACGGGGGCGGCCAGCGGATGGGCGCCGAGCGGTGGAACGCGTTCAAGGGGATCTGCGGCCACATGCACGTGCCGGAGAACACGCACGGCGATCCCGGGGCGATCGACTTCGAGGCACTGCTGGGCTTCGCCAAGGCGGCGGCCCAGGACTGACCCGGCCCATGCGGTGAACCGGCGGCCGGCTTCCGGCGGGGGAAGCGGGGCCACCGGTTCACTGTGCGGCGCGGCCGCCGAACAGGCGGCGGATGGGCCCGCCGCCGACCGGGCGCGGATGGCTGAATCGGCCCCCTTGTGCGGGGGCTCGCGGGGTTCCCATAATCCAGCAACAGATTTGACCTGACCATGCCAGCGCATGGACATCTCTTTGCGGTGCGTACGTCATGTTGACATGTTCACGTCAAAGCCAACCCCCCCACGGAAGGCAGCACCATGAAGAAGCTCCTCACCGCGCTCAGGAGATTCGCCGCCGTCGGCGCGGCCGCGCTCGCGATAGCGAGCCTCCAGCCCCTCTCGTCCGCGCAGGCCGCACCCTCCCCCGTCGTCGGCGGCACCCGGGCCACGCAGGGCGAGTTCCCGTTCATGGTCCGGCTCTCCATGGGCTGCGGAGGGGCGCTCTACACCCAGCAGATCGTGCTCACCGCCGCGCACTGCGTGAGCGGGACCGGCGCCAACACCGGCATCACGGCCACGGCCGGCGTCGTCGACCTCCAGAACACCAGCGGCCGGGTCCAGGTCAGGTCGACCTACGTCTACCGGGCCCCCGGCTACAACGGCAACGGCAAGGACTGGGCGCTCATCAAACTCGCCTCGCCCATCACCACCCAGTCCACTCTGAAGATCGCCACCACCACGCAGTACAACACCGGCACCTTCACCATCGCCGGCTGGGGCTCGGCCAGCGAGGGCGGCGCCCAGCAGCGCTATCTGCTCAAGGCCACCGTCCCGTTCGTGAGCGACGCGACCTGTCGCACCTACAGCGGCTACAGCGGCCTCGTCGCCAGTGACGAGATCTGCGCCGGGTACACGGCCGGCGGCACCGACACCTGCCAGGGCGACTCGGGCGGCCCGATGTTCCGCCGGGACGCGAACAACGCCTGGATCCAGGTCGGCATCGTGAGCTGGGGCATCGGCTGCGCCCGGGCCAACGCCCCCGGCGTCTACTCCGAGGTCTCCACCTTCGCCTCGGCCATCGCCTCGGCGGCGGCCTCGCTCTGACGCACACCGCCACGCCGCACGACCTCCCGTCGTACGACGTCCTCGGGCCCGGCGCCGTCGCGCGCCGGGCCCGAGACCTGTGGCGGCCCCGGTGCCGCCACCGGGACGGGCTCTAGAAGCCTCCGCCGAAGTCACCGCCGCCGCCCCCGCCGAAGTCCCCTCCCCCGCCGCCCCCGAAGCCGCCGCCGAAGTCGCCGGGGTCGAAGTCCGCACCGGAGACGTCGCCGCCCTCGTAGCCCCCGCCGAAGTCGCCGTAGCCGGTGCCGTAGTCGGAGGCGTAGGACGGGGCGGCCATGATGCCGCCGAGCATCGTGCCGACGAGGAGGCCGGGCAGGATGCCGCCGCCGAAGTAGCCGCCCGCCCAGGGACCGTAGGCCGGACCGGCCTCCCAGTACGGGCGGCGGCCGTAGTCGCTGTCGACCTCGCGGATCACGGGGTCGCGCCCGTCGGCCAGGCGCGTCGCGTCCGCCGCGCAGACCGGGACCTCGCGGGTGGCCCCGCCGGGTGGCGTCCAGGTCGCGTCGGTGACCGACGGGCCGTGGCGGGGGTCGAAGAAGCACGGCGGACGGCGCTCGGGCAACGGCCGTCCGGTGCGGCGGGCGCCCAGCCGGGCGAGGGAGAAGCGGCCGTCCTCGAGAGCCTCGGTGACGGCGCGGACGTCCTCGGGCTTCGCAGCAGCAGCCATGAACGACTTCGCCTGCTCGTAGGCGTCCAGGGAGCGTTCGTAGTCGGCGCGCATGGCGTCGTCGGCGCCCGGTTCGGACGGGTGGAAGTCGAGGCGGTCGAGTTCCTCCCCGAAGGCCGTGATGTCCTCGTCCACGACGACCCGCAGCCGGTCGAGGGCGGCCCGCTGCTCCTCCGCCCGCCGCCGGCGGCTCCGTCGCACCAGGGTGTACGCGCCCGCGCCGCCGGCGACCAGCACCACACCCGCCGTGATCAGCGCGCTGGACGAGATTCCGTCGTCGCCTTTCGAGGAGTTCCAGCTCCCGGGGGCCGAGCCGCCCATGTTGGCCAGGGCGCGGTTCGTGAAGTCGGTCAGCTGGGTGTTGGTGTCACTCTCACCCCGGACACTGGCGACCAGGTTGCGGACGGCTGTGCGGGACAGGACGGAGGAGTCGGCGCGGGCGTCGAAGCGGTCACCGAGGCGGATCGCGTAGAGGCCGGTGACGCCGGTGGCGGTGCGCAGGTCCGTGAAGAGGTCCGCCGTGGGGTAGCCGGCCGGCAGCACGGCGACGAACAGGGGCTTGCCGGCGTTCTCGATCTGCCGCTGGAGCGCGTGCGCCTGCGCCGGGGAGAGCTGGCCGGACGCCTCCGGGTCGACGTACACGGGGCTCTCGCGCAGGGACGAGGCGATCGCCGAGACGCTCGTGTCCGCACTCGCGCGCGGGGCGCCCGCCGTCAGGACCGCCAGAGCGGTCAGGACGACGAGCGCCAGTGCGATCAGCGGTCCGGCACAGCTGCGGGCCGATAGAGCGACCTTCATACTTTCGAAGCTACCCCAAAGCCGACAGAAGAGGCCTTTTCATACGGCCGGGGCGGTTGTGGCTACGGCGCCGCCCGGTACGCCGCCGTCAGCCGCTCGACCGCCTTGCCGTACCGGCCTGTCAGGAGCAGGTGGTCCGCGTCGGCGAAGGGCTTCGCGGCCGCCGCCGTGACGGCCCGGCCCATCTTCTGCTGGACGATCAGCCGGGCCTTCCCCACGAGCGTGCGTCCCACCTCGTCGGCACCGGCCCGCTCGGCCGCCGCCGCCGCGGCCCCCAGCCCCTTCAGGGTCGCCAGGCCGCCCTCCGGGACCCTGGTCAGCGTCGTCAGACCCCAGCCGTAGGGGAACTGCGGGTCGTACACCGCGTCGCCCACGTTGATGGGCAACTGGGCCTCGGACCTCGGCCAGGTCACCGGAAGCTGTCCGGTGAAGGGCCGCCTGCCGTACAGGACGTCGGCCACGCCGTCGCCCTCCGTGCCGGGCAGCCAGGAGGCCACCAGCGCGTCGACGGCGCCGATCCGGTCACCGATCAGCTGGGGCCGGCCCGAGACGACCAGCACCGCGCATCTCATCGCGGCGCACACCTTGTCGACGGCCGCCCGGTCGGCGGCGGTCAGCTCCAGGTCGTTGCCGTTGCCGACGTCACCGACGCCCTCGGCGTACGGGGTCTCGCCGACGACCACCACACCCACGTCGTATCCGTCCGTCGGCGCCGAGGCGTCCCTGGAGTAGGTGACATCACCGCCGGCCTTCCTCATTCCCTCCAGGATCGTCGTGCCCTGCGTGATGTCGCCGGAGGCGCCCTGCCAG
This Streptomyces sp. NBC_00377 DNA region includes the following protein-coding sequences:
- a CDS encoding YceI family protein, which produces MSIFGRKSTDETATVAADAPVSPELAALTGDYTIDPSHSTFGFVARHAMVTNVKGKFNDFTGSLHLDGTDPSKSSASIDVTMDSIDTGSADRDGHLKTADFFKTDEFPTMTFRSTSVQALGGDDYRITGDLTILGVTKPLTIDLEFNGAAKDPFGNERVGFEGKAEILRSAWGLTWNAALETGGVLVSDKIKLNFDISAIKNA
- a CDS encoding S1 family peptidase, with product MKKLLTALRRFAAVGAAALAIASLQPLSSAQAAPSPVVGGTRATQGEFPFMVRLSMGCGGALYTQQIVLTAAHCVSGTGANTGITATAGVVDLQNTSGRVQVRSTYVYRAPGYNGNGKDWALIKLASPITTQSTLKIATTTQYNTGTFTIAGWGSASEGGAQQRYLLKATVPFVSDATCRTYSGYSGLVASDEICAGYTAGGTDTCQGDSGGPMFRRDANNAWIQVGIVSWGIGCARANAPGVYSEVSTFASAIASAAASL